A region of Leclercia adecarboxylata DNA encodes the following proteins:
- a CDS encoding helix-turn-helix domain-containing protein yields MNTRMTAVKAGPNTSSLALKPFADIEKLIAHLRPFTETMTINKGEVVHYYEADVRQCWLLLKGSVALHRRGDGVVLNSESAPFILGVSSQLCSEHLYARALEDSEVARMPLALFNQIIANDGLWEYFSRLLIYTVSRIYEHCSQISQMSAYDIIRVQLVELLQEPDSVRLNTTAAAYIKSRTYLSRSGIMRILSELRTGGYITMQRGVLLDIHHLPQKY; encoded by the coding sequence ATGAATACCCGTATGACGGCGGTAAAGGCCGGTCCCAACACATCTTCGCTGGCGTTAAAACCTTTTGCCGATATAGAAAAACTTATTGCGCATCTTCGACCTTTTACCGAGACCATGACGATTAATAAGGGCGAAGTGGTGCATTATTACGAGGCGGATGTTCGCCAGTGCTGGCTGTTATTAAAAGGCAGTGTGGCGCTGCATCGCCGTGGCGATGGCGTGGTGCTGAATTCAGAATCCGCACCCTTTATCCTGGGAGTGAGCAGCCAATTGTGCTCGGAGCATTTATATGCCAGGGCGCTGGAAGATTCTGAAGTGGCCCGTATGCCGCTGGCGTTATTTAATCAAATCATCGCCAATGATGGGTTATGGGAATATTTTTCCCGGCTGCTGATCTACACGGTTTCCCGCATATATGAACACTGCTCGCAAATATCGCAAATGTCCGCGTATGACATTATTCGGGTGCAGTTGGTGGAGCTATTACAGGAACCCGATTCGGTCCGGCTCAATACCACCGCGGCGGCTTACATAAAGAGCCGCACCTATCTTTCCCGAAGCGGCATCATGCGCATTCTGTCAGAGTTGCGTACCGGGGGATATATCACCATGCAGCGGGGTGTACTGCTGGATATTCACCACCTGCCGCAAAAATATTGA
- a CDS encoding fimbrial protein, producing MKKNIIIVALTTLAAVSSSSVFAAAGTVNFSGNILDSACEVAVASQNQNVNLGNIDRSEFQIKGDKTTAKDFDIILKDCPVTVTSAKVRFDGAPDLVNPSLLAINSSVAGAATGVAINLMSADKADLPLHGENNYNYVLSSTQDNILKFYAQYISTASSVTAGPANSVANFSVVYN from the coding sequence ATGAAAAAGAATATTATTATTGTTGCGTTAACAACTCTCGCTGCCGTTTCGTCCTCTTCTGTCTTCGCGGCAGCAGGGACGGTTAATTTTTCCGGGAATATTCTTGACTCGGCCTGTGAGGTTGCTGTTGCATCGCAAAACCAGAACGTAAACCTTGGCAATATTGATAGATCAGAGTTTCAAATTAAAGGGGACAAAACCACCGCAAAAGACTTCGACATTATATTAAAAGATTGTCCCGTTACTGTCACATCAGCGAAAGTCCGTTTTGACGGTGCGCCGGATTTAGTTAACCCGAGCCTGCTGGCCATTAATTCTTCAGTTGCGGGTGCGGCGACAGGGGTGGCGATTAATCTGATGTCGGCAGATAAAGCCGATCTGCCCCTGCACGGCGAAAACAACTACAACTATGTTCTGAGCAGCACCCAGGATAATATCCTGAAGTTTTATGCACAGTATATTTCCACGGCGTCAAGCGTGACGGCGGGGCCAGCAAACTCTGTCGCCAACTTCTCTGTTGTTTATAACTGA
- a CDS encoding molecular chaperone, with amino-acid sequence MKFVHKTLLASLLIVTGISTARAGIVIGGTRLVFDGSKKEASINVNNPDNSPYLIQSWIEAAGDSTQKPPFIITPPLYRLDKGQQNVERVVLTGALPQDRESLFWLNIKSIPSATTVENSLQIAVKTRIKLIYRPAALKRSTPEEQADKLTWRRSGNKIEVTNPTDYVMNFNEITVGGKKVPEATWILPHSQTAISLPAQITSGAVVFKLINDFGGTGEAHTANL; translated from the coding sequence ATGAAATTTGTTCACAAAACCCTGCTCGCCAGTCTGCTTATTGTGACCGGCATATCAACTGCACGGGCAGGTATCGTTATTGGCGGAACGCGCCTCGTCTTTGATGGCAGTAAAAAAGAAGCGTCTATTAACGTAAATAATCCTGATAACTCACCGTATCTGATTCAGTCGTGGATAGAGGCGGCGGGTGACAGCACGCAAAAGCCGCCTTTTATTATTACGCCACCTCTTTACCGGCTGGATAAAGGACAGCAAAACGTTGAGCGGGTGGTATTAACCGGGGCATTACCTCAGGATCGTGAGAGTCTGTTCTGGCTGAATATAAAATCGATTCCTTCAGCAACCACAGTGGAGAATTCGCTGCAAATTGCCGTAAAAACGCGAATTAAACTAATTTACCGTCCGGCAGCATTAAAGCGCTCAACACCAGAGGAGCAGGCCGATAAATTAACCTGGCGACGCAGTGGAAATAAAATAGAGGTTACTAACCCTACCGACTATGTCATGAATTTCAACGAAATTACCGTCGGGGGTAAAAAAGTGCCGGAAGCAACCTGGATATTGCCGCATTCACAAACGGCAATCTCTCTGCCTGCACAAATCACGTCAGGTGCAGTGGTATTTAAATTGATCAACGATTTTGGCGGTACAGGGGAAGCACATACGGCAAACCTGTAA
- a CDS encoding fimbria/pilus outer membrane usher protein, whose product MDISGYKITWLAWFITLALASGLNKTQAREFFNPDLIELDNPGIDKADLQGFETGSQAAGIYHVDIILDGQLTDTQDITFNKVSDTQGEARLEPCLSVEMLSKWGVKTEQFPQLNQPGTPCARLSAIPQASTDFQFTSQRLVISVPQAALSMQARGYVQPALWDDGITAAMLNYSLSGANNLNKNGGNDSSQYANLRPGLNIGPWRLRNYTTWSRDNDGHTQWDSVYTYAQRGIVPLKAQLTLGDSSSPADVFDSLPFRGGQLASDDDMLPDSLRGYAPVVRGIARTNAQVIIRQNGYQIYQNYVAPGAFEITDMYPTGGAGDLDVTINEADGSVQHFTVPFASLPVLQREGQLKYAVTGGQYRSWDSRVDKTPFSQLTGIYGLPYGLTLYGGFQGASKYQSLAAGLGKNMGDFGAFSADVTQGWSTPKDEQKSNGQSWRARYSKNFIGTGTNFAIAGYRYSTRGFYGMQEVLDSYGSDSALIERRRNRAELTMSQSLGNNLGSLMLSAMREDYWNDGQSKTSWSLGYNNFWRSVSYGLTYTYSHNGSNSDGRYAKDQMVAFNISVPLAAFLPQTWVNYSVTASKNGGTTHNLGINGTALENNALSWNVQQGYGTNNVGYTGNVNGDYKGTYGEVTAGYSYDQHSDRLNYGLQGGVVAHEDGITFSQALGETNVLIKAPGAAGVGVQNQSGARTDYRGYTLSGNITPYRKNDISLLTDTLPADVELEQTVQTVVPTRGAIVRASYVASVGQRILMTLTRQNGQPVPFGAIATVNGAQNSGFIVGDSGQVYLTGLQPDVKLTVKWGEGEQQRCQAHYTLNNKQPASDIIRADVVCR is encoded by the coding sequence ATGGACATCAGCGGATATAAAATCACGTGGCTGGCATGGTTTATTACCCTTGCCCTGGCGAGTGGTTTAAATAAAACTCAAGCACGAGAATTTTTTAACCCGGATTTAATCGAGCTCGATAATCCAGGCATCGACAAGGCCGATCTACAGGGTTTTGAAACAGGTTCCCAGGCGGCAGGTATTTACCATGTTGATATTATTCTTGACGGTCAGTTAACGGATACCCAGGACATCACCTTTAACAAAGTCAGTGATACGCAGGGGGAGGCGCGGCTTGAGCCCTGTCTGAGCGTCGAAATGCTGAGTAAATGGGGCGTTAAGACGGAGCAATTTCCACAGCTTAATCAGCCCGGTACGCCATGTGCGCGTCTGAGTGCCATTCCCCAGGCCAGCACTGATTTTCAGTTTACCAGCCAGCGCCTGGTGATCAGCGTCCCGCAGGCTGCGCTGTCGATGCAGGCCAGAGGCTATGTCCAGCCTGCGCTGTGGGATGACGGGATCACCGCCGCGATGCTCAACTACTCGCTGAGCGGCGCAAACAACCTGAACAAAAACGGCGGCAATGACAGCAGCCAGTACGCCAACCTGCGACCGGGCCTCAATATCGGCCCCTGGCGACTGCGCAACTACACCACTTGGTCACGGGACAACGACGGCCACACGCAGTGGGATAGCGTCTATACCTATGCCCAGCGCGGCATTGTCCCGCTGAAAGCCCAGCTGACGCTCGGAGACAGCTCCTCTCCGGCCGACGTGTTTGACAGCCTGCCTTTTCGCGGCGGACAGCTGGCGTCAGACGATGACATGCTGCCGGATTCGCTCCGGGGATACGCTCCGGTGGTGCGCGGCATTGCCAGAACCAACGCGCAGGTGATTATCCGCCAGAACGGCTACCAGATTTACCAGAACTATGTTGCACCGGGCGCGTTTGAAATTACCGATATGTACCCGACCGGTGGCGCAGGGGATCTCGACGTCACCATTAACGAGGCCGACGGCAGCGTACAGCACTTTACCGTGCCCTTTGCTTCCCTGCCGGTTTTGCAGCGTGAAGGGCAGCTGAAGTACGCCGTCACCGGCGGGCAGTACCGCTCATGGGATAGCCGCGTCGATAAGACGCCGTTCAGCCAGCTGACCGGGATCTACGGACTTCCGTATGGCCTGACCCTGTACGGCGGTTTTCAGGGCGCGAGTAAATACCAGTCGCTAGCCGCCGGGCTGGGGAAAAATATGGGCGATTTCGGCGCCTTTTCCGCGGATGTCACCCAGGGCTGGTCCACGCCGAAAGATGAGCAAAAATCGAACGGTCAGTCCTGGCGGGCGCGGTACAGCAAGAATTTCATTGGCACCGGGACCAACTTTGCCATCGCCGGCTATCGCTACTCCACCCGCGGCTTTTACGGGATGCAGGAGGTGCTGGACTCCTATGGCAGCGACAGTGCGCTCATTGAAAGGCGTCGTAACCGTGCCGAGCTAACCATGAGCCAGTCCCTGGGCAATAACCTCGGCTCTTTGATGTTAAGTGCGATGAGGGAAGATTACTGGAACGATGGCCAGTCGAAGACCTCATGGAGCCTGGGCTATAACAACTTCTGGCGTAGCGTCAGTTACGGTTTGACCTACACCTACAGTCACAACGGGAGCAACAGCGACGGTCGGTATGCTAAAGACCAGATGGTCGCTTTCAATATCAGCGTTCCGCTGGCGGCCTTCCTGCCGCAGACCTGGGTGAACTACAGCGTCACCGCCAGTAAGAACGGCGGCACCACGCACAATCTGGGGATCAACGGCACCGCGCTGGAAAATAATGCGCTTAGCTGGAACGTCCAGCAGGGTTACGGCACCAACAATGTTGGGTATACCGGCAACGTTAACGGGGATTACAAAGGCACCTACGGTGAAGTGACCGCTGGCTACAGCTACGACCAGCACAGCGACCGGCTGAATTACGGCCTGCAGGGTGGGGTGGTTGCCCACGAAGACGGCATCACCTTTTCTCAGGCGCTGGGCGAAACCAACGTGCTGATCAAAGCGCCGGGAGCAGCCGGGGTAGGGGTGCAAAACCAGTCAGGGGCCAGGACGGATTACCGCGGTTATACCCTGAGCGGCAATATTACCCCGTACCGGAAAAACGATATCTCGCTGTTGACCGACACCCTGCCCGCCGACGTCGAACTGGAACAGACGGTGCAGACCGTGGTGCCAACCCGGGGGGCGATTGTGCGGGCCAGCTATGTCGCCAGCGTCGGGCAGCGGATCCTGATGACGCTCACCCGGCAAAATGGACAGCCCGTTCCGTTCGGGGCAATTGCCACGGTGAACGGGGCGCAGAATTCGGGCTTTATTGTCGGCGATAGCGGGCAGGTTTATTTAACCGGCTTGCAGCCGGATGTGAAATTGACCGTGAAGTGGGGCGAAGGTGAACAACAGCGTTGCCAGGCTCATTACACTCTTAATAACAAGCAACCCGCCAGCGATATTATTCGTGCCGATGTTGTTTGCCGTTAA